The following coding sequences are from one Poecilia reticulata strain Guanapo linkage group LG18, Guppy_female_1.0+MT, whole genome shotgun sequence window:
- the LOC103480555 gene encoding dynactin subunit 1-like isoform X5 → MLTSPLISKMSSTGSVESVKPPKIGSKVEVTGKGQQGTVAYIGATLFASGKWVGIILDEPKGKNDGTVQGKRYFSCEENHGIFVRSSQIQVIDDGSAATSPETPDASLAKTLKQKDIPETPKTSKQTPANVKKWSTPGLSPATSLPSLLPRPSRPSIKLLASRESLAAPLLGDISEVSLSSQQVALAAPVTPQPSSSPASVAPQAPVTLGKVEPAISKQEEDSLRTLVKDLEEKLETLKIKRMEDKAKLKELEKYKIQLEQLQEWKTKIQEQQADLQKQLKEAKKEAREAQEAKDRYMEEMADTADAIEMATLDKEMAEERAESLQVEVDSLKERVEELSMDLEILRHEISEKGTDGAASSYQVKQLEEQNSRLKEALVRMRDLSASEKQEHVKLQKQMEKKNTELETLRTQKEKLQEELKQAEATVDELKEQVDAALGSEEMVETLTERNLDLEEKVREMRETVTDLEAINEMNDELQENARETEMELREQLDLSTAKVREAEKKVEAAQETVADYQHTISKYRDLTASLQEANRELISQQSANTEQTQQPSAELFDFKIKFAETKAYAKAIEMELRKMEVAQANRQVSLLTSFMPDSFLRHGGDHDCILVLLLIPRLICKAELISKQAHEKFDLSGGLVQGTALRGPPGEQRSFASGLVYSLGLLQATLHKYEQALNSCSVEVFKRMGTLYSEMSFHERSLDYFIDLLHKDQLDETVQVEPLTKAIKYYQQLYSVHLADQDEDCTVQLADHIKFTQGALDCMGVEVARLRAFLAAGQESSGLAVLLKDLDTSCSDIRQFCKKIRRRMPGTDVAGVPAALSFGSQVSESLTECRRQLTRVVAVLQEVAAAGAQMVAPLAEQEGLNALKLEDITYKAAEQVFGSQGVNGPELLRQSCGSVITTMNKMATAMQEGEYDAEKPQGKAPPVEKRAAIVRAEMTDAEGLGVKLEDRETVIKELKKSLKIKGEELSEANVRLSLLEKKLDTSTKDADERVEKIQTKLDDNLALLKKKEKEFEETMDALQADIDQLEAEKAELKQRIQNQSKMTIEGLRGSPGSGIASIVQGSTSLPPTLAGPTQVVDSPLLRQQLEVQRLGIKYLKNENNRLKAEKMKAQLASLPPLCPPKLPQVSKESSSPEGLNTGIYRRTDQLLATLLKLSAEVKVVDITGKTAVSASAQLLEQTARLKNLKDALDKLQGEVAEHVVSNQPGAKASSDFATFPASSFIKAKEEKQGGTVFVGRVAIPCTRGQEQVHRLVLSQQQLQQVHNLLMV, encoded by the exons ATg CTGACCAGCCCATTGATCAGCAAAATGAGCAGCACCGGATCAGTGGAGAGTGTTAAACCTCCAAAG ATCGGCTCCAAAGTCGAGGTGACTGGTAAGGGCCAGCAAGGCACCGTTGCCTACATCGGTGCCACCCTGTTTGCTTCGGGCAAATGGGTCGGCATCATTCTGGACGAGCCCAAAGGGAAGAACGACGGCACCGTGCAAGGGAAGCGCTACTTCAGCTGTGAGGAAAATCACGGGATATTTGTCAGGTCATCCCAG ATCCAAGTCATTGATGACGGCTCCGCTGCCACCTCACCGGAAACCCCTGACGCCAGCTTGGCGAAGACGCTCAAACAAAAAG ACATTCCTGAGACTCCCAAAACATCAAAGCAG ACACCAGCGAACGTTAAGAAG TGGAGCACGCCCGGTCTCTCGCCTGCTAcctccctcccctccctctTGCCTCGTCCCAGCCGCCCCAGCATAAAGCTCCTG GCATCTCGTGAGAGCCTAGCAGCCCCTCTGCTTGGAGATATCAGTGAGGTGAGCCTGTCCtcccagcaggtggcgctggcTGCCCCTGTTACACCTCAGCCAAGCAGCTCTCCTGCATCTGTGGCTCCTCAAGCTCCAGTCACTCTCGGCAAG GTGGAACCTGCCATTTCCAAGCAG GAGGAAGACTCGCTGCGAACTCTCGTAAAGGATctggaggagaagctggagaCTCTGAAGATAAAACGAATGGAGGACAAGGCCAagctgaaggagctggagaagTACAAGATccagctggagcagctgcaggagtGGAAGACCAAGATCCAGGAGCAGCAGGCGGATCTGCAGAAGCAGCTCAAAGAGGCCAAAAAG GAAGCCCGGGAGGCGCAGGAGGCCAAAGACCGCTACATGGAGGAGATGGCGGACACGGCAGACGCCATCGAGATGGCAACGCTGGACAAAGAGATGGCCGAAGAGCGAGCGGAGTCGCTGCAAGTGGAGGTGGACTCGCTGAAGGAGAGAGTAGAGGAGCTCTCTATGGACCTGGAGATCCTCAGGCATGAGATCTCAGAGAAAG GTACAGATGGAGCCGCCTCCAGTTATCAAGTCAAAcagctggaggagcagaacAGCAGGCTGAAGGAAGCCTTGGTCAG gATGCGCGACCTGTCGGCCTCGGAGAAACAGGAACACGTGAAGCTGCAGAAGCAGATGGAGAAGAAGAACACGGAGCTGGAGACTCTGAGGACTCAGAAGGAAAAACTGCAGGAGGAACTCAAACAGGCCGAAGCCACAGTGGACGAACTGAAGGAGCAG GTGGACGCTGCTCTGGGGTCAGAGGAGATGGTGGAGACTCTGACTGAGAGGAACCTGGACCTGGAGGAGAAAGTCAGGGAGATGAGAGAGACGGTCACCGACCTG GAAGCCATCAATGAAATGAACGACGAGCTGCAGGAAAACGCCAGAGAGACGGAGATGGAGCTGAGGGAGCAGCTGGACCTGAGCACTGCGAAGGTTCGGGAGGCAGAGAAGAAGGTGGAGGCTGCTCAGGAGACTGTGGCCGACTACCAGCACACCATCAGCAAATACAGAGATCTCACTGCCTCGCTTCAG GAAGCCAACAGGGAGCTGATCAGTCAGCAGAGTGCAAACACAGAGCAAACCCAGCAGCCGTCTGCTGAGCTGTTCGACTTCAAGATCAAGTTTGCTGAGACCAAAGCCTATGCGAAG gcCATTGAGATGGAGCTGAGGAAAATGGAGGTGGCTCAGGCGAACAGACAGGTGTCGCTGCTCACCTCCTTCATGCCGGACTCCTTCCTCCGTCACGGCGGAGACCACGACTGCATTCTGGTGCTGCTGCTCATCCCCAGGCTCATCTGTAAG GCCGAGCTGATCAGTAAACAGGCTCACGAGAAGTTTGACCTGAGCGGCGGTCTGGTCCAGGGAACGGCGCTCAGAGGACCACCAGGAGAGCAGCGCAGCTTCGCCTCAGGCCTGGTCTACTCCCTCGGCCTGCTGCAGGCCACCCTGCACAAATACGAGCA AGCTCTGAACTCCTGCAGCGTGGAGGTTTTCAAACGAATGGGAACGCTTTACAGTGAAATGAGCTTCCATGAGCGCTCGCTGGATTACTTCATTGACTTGCTGCATAAAGATCAACTGGACGAGACTGTTCAGGTGGAACCCCTTACGAAGGCCATCAAATACTACCAG CAACTGTACAGCGTCCATTTGGCAGATCAGGATGAGGACTGCACCGTGCAGCTGGCGGATCACATCAAG TTCACCCAGGGAGCCCTGGACTGCATGGGGGTGGAGGTGGCGCGCCTGCGGGCGTTCCTGGCAGCAGGACAGGAGAGCTCAGGCCTCGCCGTCCTCCTGAAGGACCTGGACACTTCCTGCTCAGACATCAGACAGTTCTGTAAGAAGATCCGCCGCCGTATGCCTGGAACGGACGTAGCTGGAGTCCCTGCTGCCCTCAGCTTCGGGTCACAG GTGTCCGAGTCGCTGACGGAGTGCAGGCGACAGCTGACCCGCGTGGTGGCGGTTCTGCAGGAAGTGGCTGCAGCCGGGGCTCAGATGGTGGCTCCGCTGGCAGAGCAGGAGGGCCTCAACGCCCTGAAGCTGGAGGACATCACTTACAAGGCTGCAGAGCAG GTGTTTGGCTCCCAGGGTGTGAACGGCCCAGAGCTTCTGCGACAGTCCTGCGGCTCTGTCATCACAACCATGAACAAGATGGCTACCGCGATGCAGGAAGGAGAGTACGATGCCGAGAAACCGCAAGGAAAG GCTCCGCCGGTGGAGAAGCGAGCCGCCATCGTCAGAGCGGAGATGACCGACGCAGAAGGTCTGGGAGTCAAACTAGAAGACAGAGAAACCGTCATTAAGGAGCTCAAGAAATCCCTCAAGATTAAG GGCGAGGAGCTGAGCGAAGCCAACGTCCGCCTCAGCCTCCTGGAGAAGAAGCTGGACACGTCCACCAAGGACGCAGACGAACGCGTGGAGAAGATTCAGACCAAACTCGATGACAACCTCGCCCTGCTCAAGAAGAAAGAGAA GGAGTTTGAGGAGACGATGGATGCTCTGCAGGCGGATATCGACCAGCTGGAGGCAGAAAAGGCAGAGCTGAAGCAACGCATCCAAAACCAGTCAAAGATGACGATCGAAGGGCTGAGAGGCTCTCCGGGTTCAGGAATCGCCTCCATCGTTCAGGGATCTACGA GTCTGCCTCCAACCCTGGCAGGGCCAACGCAGGTGGTGGACTCCCCTCTCCTCCGACAGCAGCTTGAGGTCCAGAGACTGGGCATTAAATACCTgaagaatgaaaacaacagGCTCAAG GCGGAGAAGATGAAGGCTCAGCTCGCGTCCCTGCCTCCACTGTGCCCTCCGAAACTCCCACAGGTGTCCAAAGAAAGCTCATCTCCAGAGGGACTGAACACGGGGATCTACCGCAGGACCGACCAGCTGCTGGCCACCCTGCTGAAGCTGAGCGCAGAGGTTAAGGTGGTGGACATCACAGGGAAGACAGCAG TCAGCGCCAGCGCTCAGCTGCTGGAGCAAACGGCTCGTCTGAAGAACCTCAAAGACGCCCTGGACAAACTGCAG GGTGAGGTGGCTGAACATGTGGTTTCAAACCAGCCAGGAGCAAAGGCTTCCTCAGACTTCGCCACATTCCCAGCGTCCTCTTTCATTAAG GCTAAGGAAGAGAAGCAAGGAGGAACGGTTTTTGTGGGTCGTGTTGCCATCCCGTGCACCCGCGGTCAGGAGCAAGTCCACCGCCTCGTCCTGtcgcagcagcagctgcagcaagtGCACAACCTCCTCATGGTCTAA
- the LOC103480555 gene encoding dynactin subunit 1-like isoform X9: MLTSPLISKMSSTGSVESVKPPKIGSKVEVTGKGQQGTVAYIGATLFASGKWVGIILDEPKGKNDGTVQGKRYFSCEENHGIFVRSSQIQVIDDGSAATSPETPDASLAKTLKQKDIPETPKTSKQASRESLAAPLLGDISEVSLSSQQVALAAPVTPQPSSSPASVAPQAPVTLGKQVEPAISKQEEDSLRTLVKDLEEKLETLKIKRMEDKAKLKELEKYKIQLEQLQEWKTKIQEQQADLQKQLKEAKKEAREAQEAKDRYMEEMADTADAIEMATLDKEMAEERAESLQVEVDSLKERVEELSMDLEILRHEISEKGTDGAASSYQVKQLEEQNSRLKEALVRMRDLSASEKQEHVKLQKQMEKKNTELETLRTQKEKLQEELKQAEATVDELKEQVDAALGSEEMVETLTERNLDLEEKVREMRETVTDLEAINEMNDELQENARETEMELREQLDLSTAKVREAEKKVEAAQETVADYQHTISKYRDLTASLQEANRELISQQSANTEQTQQPSAELFDFKIKFAETKAYAKAIEMELRKMEVAQANRQVSLLTSFMPDSFLRHGGDHDCILVLLLIPRLICKAELISKQAHEKFDLSGGLVQGTALRGPPGEQRSFASGLVYSLGLLQATLHKYEQALNSCSVEVFKRMGTLYSEMSFHERSLDYFIDLLHKDQLDETVQVEPLTKAIKYYQQLYSVHLADQDEDCTVQLADHIKFTQGALDCMGVEVARLRAFLAAGQESSGLAVLLKDLDTSCSDIRQFCKKIRRRMPGTDVAGVPAALSFGSQVSESLTECRRQLTRVVAVLQEVAAAGAQMVAPLAEQEGLNALKLEDITYKAAEQVFGSQGVNGPELLRQSCGSVITTMNKMATAMQEGEYDAEKPQGKAPPVEKRAAIVRAEMTDAEGLGVKLEDRETVIKELKKSLKIKGEELSEANVRLSLLEKKLDTSTKDADERVEKIQTKLDDNLALLKKKEKEFEETMDALQADIDQLEAEKAELKQRIQNQSKMTIEGLRGSPGSGIASIVQGSTSLPPTLAGPTQVVDSPLLRQQLEVQRLGIKYLKNENNRLKAEKMKAQLASLPPLCPPKLPQVSKESSSPEGLNTGIYRRTDQLLATLLKLSAEVKVVDITGKTAVSASAQLLEQTARLKNLKDALDKLQGEVAEHVVSNQPGAKASSDFATFPASSFIKAKEEKQGGTVFVGRVAIPCTRGQEQVHRLVLSQQQLQQVHNLLMV; this comes from the exons ATg CTGACCAGCCCATTGATCAGCAAAATGAGCAGCACCGGATCAGTGGAGAGTGTTAAACCTCCAAAG ATCGGCTCCAAAGTCGAGGTGACTGGTAAGGGCCAGCAAGGCACCGTTGCCTACATCGGTGCCACCCTGTTTGCTTCGGGCAAATGGGTCGGCATCATTCTGGACGAGCCCAAAGGGAAGAACGACGGCACCGTGCAAGGGAAGCGCTACTTCAGCTGTGAGGAAAATCACGGGATATTTGTCAGGTCATCCCAG ATCCAAGTCATTGATGACGGCTCCGCTGCCACCTCACCGGAAACCCCTGACGCCAGCTTGGCGAAGACGCTCAAACAAAAAG ACATTCCTGAGACTCCCAAAACATCAAAGCAG GCATCTCGTGAGAGCCTAGCAGCCCCTCTGCTTGGAGATATCAGTGAGGTGAGCCTGTCCtcccagcaggtggcgctggcTGCCCCTGTTACACCTCAGCCAAGCAGCTCTCCTGCATCTGTGGCTCCTCAAGCTCCAGTCACTCTCGGCAAG CAGGTGGAACCTGCCATTTCCAAGCAG GAGGAAGACTCGCTGCGAACTCTCGTAAAGGATctggaggagaagctggagaCTCTGAAGATAAAACGAATGGAGGACAAGGCCAagctgaaggagctggagaagTACAAGATccagctggagcagctgcaggagtGGAAGACCAAGATCCAGGAGCAGCAGGCGGATCTGCAGAAGCAGCTCAAAGAGGCCAAAAAG GAAGCCCGGGAGGCGCAGGAGGCCAAAGACCGCTACATGGAGGAGATGGCGGACACGGCAGACGCCATCGAGATGGCAACGCTGGACAAAGAGATGGCCGAAGAGCGAGCGGAGTCGCTGCAAGTGGAGGTGGACTCGCTGAAGGAGAGAGTAGAGGAGCTCTCTATGGACCTGGAGATCCTCAGGCATGAGATCTCAGAGAAAG GTACAGATGGAGCCGCCTCCAGTTATCAAGTCAAAcagctggaggagcagaacAGCAGGCTGAAGGAAGCCTTGGTCAG gATGCGCGACCTGTCGGCCTCGGAGAAACAGGAACACGTGAAGCTGCAGAAGCAGATGGAGAAGAAGAACACGGAGCTGGAGACTCTGAGGACTCAGAAGGAAAAACTGCAGGAGGAACTCAAACAGGCCGAAGCCACAGTGGACGAACTGAAGGAGCAG GTGGACGCTGCTCTGGGGTCAGAGGAGATGGTGGAGACTCTGACTGAGAGGAACCTGGACCTGGAGGAGAAAGTCAGGGAGATGAGAGAGACGGTCACCGACCTG GAAGCCATCAATGAAATGAACGACGAGCTGCAGGAAAACGCCAGAGAGACGGAGATGGAGCTGAGGGAGCAGCTGGACCTGAGCACTGCGAAGGTTCGGGAGGCAGAGAAGAAGGTGGAGGCTGCTCAGGAGACTGTGGCCGACTACCAGCACACCATCAGCAAATACAGAGATCTCACTGCCTCGCTTCAG GAAGCCAACAGGGAGCTGATCAGTCAGCAGAGTGCAAACACAGAGCAAACCCAGCAGCCGTCTGCTGAGCTGTTCGACTTCAAGATCAAGTTTGCTGAGACCAAAGCCTATGCGAAG gcCATTGAGATGGAGCTGAGGAAAATGGAGGTGGCTCAGGCGAACAGACAGGTGTCGCTGCTCACCTCCTTCATGCCGGACTCCTTCCTCCGTCACGGCGGAGACCACGACTGCATTCTGGTGCTGCTGCTCATCCCCAGGCTCATCTGTAAG GCCGAGCTGATCAGTAAACAGGCTCACGAGAAGTTTGACCTGAGCGGCGGTCTGGTCCAGGGAACGGCGCTCAGAGGACCACCAGGAGAGCAGCGCAGCTTCGCCTCAGGCCTGGTCTACTCCCTCGGCCTGCTGCAGGCCACCCTGCACAAATACGAGCA AGCTCTGAACTCCTGCAGCGTGGAGGTTTTCAAACGAATGGGAACGCTTTACAGTGAAATGAGCTTCCATGAGCGCTCGCTGGATTACTTCATTGACTTGCTGCATAAAGATCAACTGGACGAGACTGTTCAGGTGGAACCCCTTACGAAGGCCATCAAATACTACCAG CAACTGTACAGCGTCCATTTGGCAGATCAGGATGAGGACTGCACCGTGCAGCTGGCGGATCACATCAAG TTCACCCAGGGAGCCCTGGACTGCATGGGGGTGGAGGTGGCGCGCCTGCGGGCGTTCCTGGCAGCAGGACAGGAGAGCTCAGGCCTCGCCGTCCTCCTGAAGGACCTGGACACTTCCTGCTCAGACATCAGACAGTTCTGTAAGAAGATCCGCCGCCGTATGCCTGGAACGGACGTAGCTGGAGTCCCTGCTGCCCTCAGCTTCGGGTCACAG GTGTCCGAGTCGCTGACGGAGTGCAGGCGACAGCTGACCCGCGTGGTGGCGGTTCTGCAGGAAGTGGCTGCAGCCGGGGCTCAGATGGTGGCTCCGCTGGCAGAGCAGGAGGGCCTCAACGCCCTGAAGCTGGAGGACATCACTTACAAGGCTGCAGAGCAG GTGTTTGGCTCCCAGGGTGTGAACGGCCCAGAGCTTCTGCGACAGTCCTGCGGCTCTGTCATCACAACCATGAACAAGATGGCTACCGCGATGCAGGAAGGAGAGTACGATGCCGAGAAACCGCAAGGAAAG GCTCCGCCGGTGGAGAAGCGAGCCGCCATCGTCAGAGCGGAGATGACCGACGCAGAAGGTCTGGGAGTCAAACTAGAAGACAGAGAAACCGTCATTAAGGAGCTCAAGAAATCCCTCAAGATTAAG GGCGAGGAGCTGAGCGAAGCCAACGTCCGCCTCAGCCTCCTGGAGAAGAAGCTGGACACGTCCACCAAGGACGCAGACGAACGCGTGGAGAAGATTCAGACCAAACTCGATGACAACCTCGCCCTGCTCAAGAAGAAAGAGAA GGAGTTTGAGGAGACGATGGATGCTCTGCAGGCGGATATCGACCAGCTGGAGGCAGAAAAGGCAGAGCTGAAGCAACGCATCCAAAACCAGTCAAAGATGACGATCGAAGGGCTGAGAGGCTCTCCGGGTTCAGGAATCGCCTCCATCGTTCAGGGATCTACGA GTCTGCCTCCAACCCTGGCAGGGCCAACGCAGGTGGTGGACTCCCCTCTCCTCCGACAGCAGCTTGAGGTCCAGAGACTGGGCATTAAATACCTgaagaatgaaaacaacagGCTCAAG GCGGAGAAGATGAAGGCTCAGCTCGCGTCCCTGCCTCCACTGTGCCCTCCGAAACTCCCACAGGTGTCCAAAGAAAGCTCATCTCCAGAGGGACTGAACACGGGGATCTACCGCAGGACCGACCAGCTGCTGGCCACCCTGCTGAAGCTGAGCGCAGAGGTTAAGGTGGTGGACATCACAGGGAAGACAGCAG TCAGCGCCAGCGCTCAGCTGCTGGAGCAAACGGCTCGTCTGAAGAACCTCAAAGACGCCCTGGACAAACTGCAG GGTGAGGTGGCTGAACATGTGGTTTCAAACCAGCCAGGAGCAAAGGCTTCCTCAGACTTCGCCACATTCCCAGCGTCCTCTTTCATTAAG GCTAAGGAAGAGAAGCAAGGAGGAACGGTTTTTGTGGGTCGTGTTGCCATCCCGTGCACCCGCGGTCAGGAGCAAGTCCACCGCCTCGTCCTGtcgcagcagcagctgcagcaagtGCACAACCTCCTCATGGTCTAA